Proteins encoded in a region of the Athene noctua chromosome 4, bAthNoc1.hap1.1, whole genome shotgun sequence genome:
- the COX18 gene encoding cytochrome c oxidase assembly protein COX18, mitochondrial: MWRLARPGARGWRLAAAAGAGLSVAAASGGPSGWYEWLAQSAPVQGVEDGLVALQAATGLPWWAAIVGGAALLRTAVTLPLAAHQGRLLAKLENLQPEIKKLAERLRYEVSVRGKQLGWSEKVARFHFKKNLQRIITELYIRDNCHPFKATLLVWVQIPMWVCVSLALRNCSVGAIGLEVQEQFSAGGALWFTDLTAPDSTWILPVSLGLVNLLIVEIFASQKKEVSRFQKLATNFFRVVSVVMIPVAATVPSSMALYWLSSSFMGLSHNLLLRSPTFRRLCCIPRTKSDSDTPYKDIVSALTTKYSFKK; encoded by the exons ATGTGGCGGCTGGCGCGGCCCGGCGCGCGGGGCTGGCGGTTAGCGGCGGCCGCGGGCGCAGGGTTAAGCGTtgcggcggcgagcggcggcccCAGCGGCTGGTACGAGTGGCTGGCGCAGTCGGCGCCCGTGCAAGGGGTGGAGGACGGGTTGGTGGCGCTGCAGGCGGCCACGGGGCTGCCGTGGTGGGCCGCCATCGTGGGCGGCGCCGCCCTGCTCCGCACCGCCGTCACCTTGCCGCTGGCCGCGCACCAGGGCCGCCTCCTGGCCAAG TTGGAAAATTTGCAGCCTGAGATTAAAAAACTAGCCGAGCGTCTTCGCTATGAAGTTTCTGTTCGTGGAAAGCAACTGGGTTGGTCTGAAAAGGTGGCCAG gtTCCACTTTAAGAAAAACCTACAGAGGATTATTACGGAGCTGTACATTCGAGACAATTGCCATCCCTTCAAAGCCACTTTACTGGTGTGGGTACAGATTCCAATGTGGGTGTGCGTGTCTCTCGCTTTGCGCAACTGCAGTGTTGGTGCCATAGGCTTGGAAG TTCAAGAACAGTTTTCAGCAGGCGGAGCATTGTGGTTTACAGACCTCACAGCACCAGATTCTACCTGGATTTTGCCAGTTTCGCTTGGGCTTGTGAATTTGCTGATAGTGGAG ATCTTTGCTTcacaaaaaaaggaagtttccAGGTTCCAGAAGCTTGCTACAAATTTCTTTCGAGTGGTGTCGGTAGTAATGATCCCTGTTGCTGCAACAGTCCCCTCT TCCATGGCGTTGTACTGGCTGTCCTCAAGCTTCATGGGACTTTCGCACAACCTGTTGCTGCGTTCTCCGACCTTTCGTCGACTGTGTTGCATACCAAGGACCAAATCTGACTCAGATACTCCTTACAAGGATATCGTGTCTGCCTTGACTactaaatacagttttaagaaaTGA